In the genome of Hyalangium ruber, the window CGAGATTCCGGGCCAGGAGGAGAAGGAGCGCGGCTACTGGCGGGACGTGGGGAACATCGACGTGTACTACCAGTCCAACATGGACCTGGTGGAGGTGGACCCCGTCTTCAATCTCTACAACGACCGCTGGCCCATCTACACCCAGCCGCACAACTTCCCGCCGGCCAAGTTCGTCTTCGCCGACGAGGCCAACCACCGGGTGGGCAGCTCCACCGACTCGCTGGTCTCCGAGGGGTGCATCATCTCGGGCGGCCACGTGAACCGCTGCATCCTCTCGCCCAAAGTGCGCGTGAATTCGTACTCGGAGGTGCAGGACTCGCTGCTCTTCGAGAACGTCACCATCGGGCGGCGCTGCCGCATCCGCCGCGCCATCATCGACAAGAACGTGGAGATTCCTCCGGGCATGACGATTGGCTACGACCTGGAGGAGGACAAGCGGCGCTTCCATGTCACCTCGGGCGGCGTGGTGGTCATTCCCAAGGGCATGAAGGTGACGTGAGTCGCATGGCGGCTCCCGGCCTCAGACTGCGCCCTGCCACCGGAGAGGATCGGCGGGCGATGTGGTCGGTCCACTCCCGAGCGGTGGAGGCCCTCTGTCGGGGGGCCTACTCCGCCCAGGAGGTGCGGACGTGGGTGGAGTTGCTGCGGCCGGAGGGTTACCTGCGGCCGGACCTGCCGCGCACGGTGCTGGTGGCCGAGCGCGGGCACACCCTGGTGGGCTTCGGGCAGCTGGATGCGATGCTGGGCGAGTTGGAGGCCCTCTACGTGGCGCCCGAGGAGGTGGGCACCGGGGTGGGCTCTCGGCTGCTGGAGGCGCTGGAGGCCCTGGCCTGGCGGGCGGGGGCGCGGATGATGAACCTGGACGCCAGCCTCAACGCGGAGACGTTCTACCGCTCGCGCGGCTACCTGCGGCTGCACGCGGCGCGGCGCATCCTCACCGCGGAGGTCCAGCTGTCGTGTGTGCGGATGCAGAAGCGTCGGCCCGCCCTCGCGCTGGGCGAGGGCCGGGGAGGAGGGCTCCTGTCCCCTCGCCCCGGGCCGTGAACCCGCGCGCTACTGGAAGGCGGCCTTCACCTCGGGCTTGTTGAGCACGATGAGGGCGTAGATGCCCGCCGGCAGACCGATGCAGCCACAGGGGCAGCACGGCAGGAGCGCGACGATGGAGGCCGCCATCGCCAGCCCGTAGCTCTGCAGGCCCTTCATCTTGATGGCACCGAAGATGATGAAGCCGTTGACGGCCATCGAGATCAACGGGCCGATGGCGCCCACCGAGGCCGACGAGGTGCTGGCGGACTTGAGCCAGTCCGGCAGGTCCGGGTTGCTGAGGATCTGGTTGAGCTGCTCCTGCTGAGCCGCTGACCCTCCCATGAGTGACCCCACCAGGCTCACCAAGGCATAGGCGATGCCCAGGCCTCCGGCGACCATCAACAGGATGGCGGGAACCGATACCGTGTTCCTCGCATCCGGCGCTCCTCCGTACGTGTTCTCCAAGCTCCCCTCCCAATCAGGTGCCGCAGGGCCGCTCCCGTGGGAGCGACCCTTTCCGGCCGGGGATTCCACCCGGAGGACGCGATGGGCGCCAGAGAATTGATGCGCCTTTCATGCTCTCCGGGTCTGTTCCCCGCTCAAGCCTTGAACGTCAGCAGCGGCGCCATGCGCGCCACCTCGCGCACGATGCCGGCCTCCACCTGCGAGGCCACCACCGGCCCGATGGGCTTGTAGGCGGCCGGCGCCTCCTCGACGCGGCGCTCCTGGCGCAGGGTGATGCAGTCCACGCCGGTGAGCCCCAGCGCCTCCTCGCGCCGATCCGCCCCCCCCCGCGACATGTCGAAGCGCGAGCGCGCCCGCCCCGCGCCGTGCGAGGCCGAGGCCAGCGCCGCCGCGTCGCCGCATCCCACCATGAGGTAGGAGGCCGCCCCCATGGAGCCGGGGATGATGACGGGCTGCTCGGCCTCCGCGGGGCAGGCGCCCTTGCGCGCCAGCCAGCCGCCCTCGTACGGCAGGGTGATGTTGTGCGGCACGTCGTAGACGAGCGGCGCCTCCACGTCCCCGAACAGCTCGCGCAGGGTGAGCCGCAGCAGCTCCGCCAGCAGCAGCCGGTTGAGGAAGGCGTAGTTGGCGGCGGTGGCCTCGGCCCGGAGGTACTCCGCCACGAGCGCGGGCTCCCCCAGCGGGAGGATGCCGCTGTCCGGGTAGGGCGCCCCGGCCGGCCACGCGGCGCGCGCCCGGTCCTGCCAGGCCATGCCCACGTGCTTGCCCACGTCGCGCGAGCCGGAGTGGATCATGAAGGCCAGCTGGCCCTCGCGCACACCCCACTCCCACGCCCGCGTGCGGTCCGTCACCGCTTCCACGCGCTGCACCTCGACGAAGTGGTTGCCCCCGCCGATGGTGGCCAGGCCCGCGTCGCGCACCACGCCCGGCTTCACCAGCCCCGAGGGTGCCCAGCTCGGCTCGCCCTCCAGCGCCCCGCCCAGGTGGATGCGGGTGGACTCCTTGTCGAGCTGGGCCAGGTCCGCCTTCGCGGCACAGCCCAGCGGCTGCTCCATGGACTCCAGGAGCCAGCCCGGAATGCCATCGCGCAGCAGCGCCTCGGCGGCGCGCGAGGACATGGACACATCCCGCGTGCCGAAGAAGTAGTGGCCCTTCATCCGCTCGACGAAGGCGTCGCGGCGGGAGAGGAAGGCCTCCACGCCAATGTCCGCGACATGCAGGCGCATGCCGCAGTTGATGTCCGTGCCCACGGCCCCGGGCACGACCAGGCCGCGCGTGTGCAGCACCGAGCCGATGGCCACGCCGGAGTCACCCGGGTGGAAGTCGGGAGTGGCGCGCACGCGCAGGACGGCGCCACCCGTGGGGTGCTTCAGGGCGGCGAGGTGGGCGAGTTGCCGGAAGGCCTTGCCCTCCACGGGCAGGTCCGGCGGGAGGAGGACTTCCGCGGGCGGCGCGTTCGCGTCGCCCAGGAGGCGGACGGTGTAGAGGTGACCGTCATAGGTCACCTCGAGCCCCTCACGGGCGAGTGCCCGGAGAAGCCGATTCAGGTTCGGCTGCATGACCCAACTCGGAGCTACCCCGCGCCCGGAAGGCACGGGGGGACGTGGACGAATGAGAGAGGGGGACCTCGGGTCAGCAGCCGCGGTCGCCGGACGGCGCGAGGCCGTCCTTCAGGCGCCCTGGACGCGGGGGGCCTCTTGCGCCTGACACCCCCAGCGTTTTTTTCGTTTACGATGGAATAGTCGGAGTTCACCCTCGTGACGTGTCCAGCGACGAAGGGTGCGGCCACGCGCGCCTTATGTGAGGCTGCACCGCGTGGGGATCCTGGAACGTGTACGCGTCGAATGGGCAGCGGCCACCTTCGGCCTGCTGGTCGGCGTCACGATGGTGTACGTGCCGTACGAGTTCGTCATCAGCCTCTACCAGATCATCTACCCGCACATCCGCCTGCTGGGGGCCGTGTTCCTGGTGAGCTCGGCGACGATGGTCGCCGCCATGCTGTACCCGGACTGGCCTTCCTGGGTTGGCTGGCTCGGGCGCGGCGCGTTCCTCGGAGCGATCGCGGTCTACTGGTGGACGGTCACCATCCTCCCCCGAGGGATGACCGGAGCGCTGCTCTACCCGCTGATGGTGGCCGGGCTGCTCGGCGAGACGCTGCCGCGCTGGCGCGACCGGGGCCTGTTCCTCCCGTTCCTCGCCTCGCTCGCGCTCGCCTTCGGGGGGCTCATGCTCCTCGACCCGCGCTACTTCGGGCAGGCCCTCTTCGCGGCGCTCCAGCCCGTGGTGCTGCCGGTCGGGCTGCTCTACCTGGGAGGCGGGCTGCTGCTGTTCATCGCGCTCGTCCGCCGGTGGTGCGGGCTGGTGCGCCTCGCGGTGGGCGTCCTCGGAGTCCTCTTCGTCTACCTGGGCTTCGTGCTCGCCTCGTCCCGCTCGTGGGCCGGGATGGAGATCTACCTCGTGATCGCGGCGGAGTGCCTCCTCGCGCTGGTGCTGCGCCGGATGCCCCAGCCTTCCGGGGTGCGCTGGCGCCTGTTCCGCGGGATGGCGTTCGCCTCGGTGCTGCCCATCCTCGGCCTGGGCGCCATCGTCTCGGTGCTCGCGCAGAAGGCCATCGAGCGCGAGCTGCGCGGCAACGCGCGGCAGGCCGTCGCGGCCGAGGTCGCCTGGCTGGAGCAGACCGCCTCCATGGCCCGCGCCATGCTGCTCACGCACTCCGAGGACCCCGCCTTCCTCGCGGGGGTGCGCGCGCGCGAGCCGATCGTCATGCAGTCCCGGGTGGCGATGCTGGAGCACCAGCCGGGCCTCTTCGATGCCGCCTGGCTGCTCGACAGCACCGGCGATCCGCTGGTGCCCTCCTTCCGCCTCGGCCCCGTCCACGCCAACCTGGCTCACCGGGACTACTTCCAACTGGTGCAGCGCGACGGTCAGCCCTCCCTGTCCCTGCCCTACATCAACGCCGTCGGCTTGCCGTTCGTCGCCTTCGCCGTGCCGGTGGACGCGGACCTGTTGCGCCGCGACGTCCTCGCCGGCGGCATCTCACTGGTCCGCCTGGGGCTCCAGCCCACGCTCGCCTCTCGCAGCTACCACGTGCAGCTCTTCGATCAGCGCGACGGCAGCCTCCTGCGCGACACGGAGCACGGAGATGTGCTCACCCGCGCGAAGGTCCTCTCCCTCGTGGGTGAGGGGGCCCTCTCCACGCCCGAGGGCATGACCGAGGCGTTCGATCCCTCCGGGCGGCGCCTGCTCATCGCGCATGGCCAGGTGCCGGGCGCGCCGTGGACCGTCGCGGTGACCACGCCCCTGCGCGAGGCCTTCGCGCCGGTGACACGGCTGAGCGCCCTCGTCGTGGGCATCGCGGTGCTCGCTGGCGCCATCGCGCTCCTCTTGTCCCAGTGGGTGGGCCGGGACGTGGCGCAGCGGCTCGAGGTGCTCCGGGATGGCTTCACCGGCCTGGGAACACTGCCGCTCGACCACCCGGTGCCCGCCCGCGGCGACGACGAGCTGGCGCAGCTCACCTCGGGCTTCAACGAGATGGCGGCCCGAATCGATCGGACGCAGAAGGAGCTGCGCGAGGCGATCGCCATCCGGGACCAGTTCCTGTCCATCGCCAGCCACGAGCTGCGCACGCCGCTCACCCCGCTCAAGGCGACAGTGGATCTGCTGCTGCGCAAGGCCGACGCGGGGCAGGGGCTCGACCCAGAGAAGCAGCGCGCCACGCTCGAGCGGCTGCGGCGCCAGGTGGAGCGGCTTACCCGGCTCGTCAACGACATGCTGGATGTGGCCCGCATCCAGTCCGGCCGCTTCTCCCTCAAGCCCTCCCCGGTCGACCTGTGCGCGCTGGCGCGAGAGGTCGTCGATCGCACCCAGCATGCCCAGCGCGACCGGAGCGCTCCCATTCAGCTCACGCTCGCCACGGAGTCCCTGGTCGGCCAGTGGGACGAGCAGCGCCTGGACCAGCTGCTGACCAACCTCATCGAGAACGCGGTGCGCTACTCCCCTCCTGATGCCCCCATCCAGGTGCGCGTGCGGCCCGAGGGCTCCGGCGCGCTGCTCGAGGTGGAGGACCGGGGAATCGGCATCCCCCCCGAGAACCTGTCCCACCTCTTCATGCCCTTCTACCGGGCGCCCAACGCGGCGAAGCACTACGCCGGCGGCCTGGGGCTGGGGCTCTCCATCTGTCGGGAGATCGTCGAGCGCCACCACGGCACCTTGCGCGCCACGAGCGCGGGCGTCGGGCAGGGCACCTGTTTCTCCGCCTTCCTCCCCAAGACAGTGGCTCCCAAAGAGGGGGGTTCCTGAGGGAAAACCTCAGCGAGCGGCGCGCTCGCCCCCAGGCCCGGTGATTGTCGGGCAGCGCTCCAGGCGGGCAGGCTCGGACGGTTTCGCGCCGCTCCGCGCTGGACCCCCTGGGTCAGGACGATCCACGATGTGCTAGGAGCGGCGTATGGCGAACAGGCAGCGGGGTCCCCTACCCCCGGTGATGTCCACCGAGGAGACGCGCGTCAAGCCTCCCGAAGAGGACGAGGCGGAGCTGCCTCCCGAGGAGCCCTCCTGGGATCCGCAGCGGGATCAGACGCAGCTCCTCTCCAACACGAATCCGCCCGCCCCCTCCTGGGAAGACGGAGACGAGGCGACGCCTCCCGTCCCCCGGAAGATCGACCCGATTCCGCTCGCGGGCCCGGACGACAAGACGCGCCCCATTCCTCGCAAGACCGGCGCCCGTCCCGCCCTCCAGGACCCGGACGACGCGACGCGCCCCATTCCCCGCAAGACGGGCGCCCGCCCCGCCCTGCCGGATCCCGACGTCCAGGGCCCCGACGAAGTCACGGGCCCCGTGCCCCTGCCTCGCAAGACCGGCGCCCGCCCCGCGCTGGAGGATCCGGACGACGCCACGCGCCCCATTCCTCGCAAGACCGGGGCTCGCCCCGCCCTGCAGGACGCGGACGACGCCACGCGCCCCATTCCTCGCAAGTCCCAATCCATTCCTGGCAAGTCCAACGCCGCCCTGCCCTGGGAGCCCAAGGAGGATGACGACGTCGCGTTCCCCACGACGGCCATGCAGCAACTGCCGCCCATCGTCACCGCGCCCTACACGCCGCCTCCGACGCCTTCGGGGGGGCCTCCCGTCCTGAGCCCCGTCGCCGCTCCGCCTCCGCGCGTCCCGGCGAGCGCCCCATTCCAGATTCCGCTCACCACCCAGCCCGAGTACCACCCGGCCGGTGGGCCTTCCGCGCCGGAGCACTTCCCCACCGAGCCGGTCCGCCTCCCCTCGAAGCCTCCGGCTCCGAGCCCCGTCTTCACCCAGCCCAACTACGTCTCGCCGCCCTCCGCCCCGGTGGCCCCCATCGTCACCGCGCCGCACCTCGTCCCGGCCCCGAAGGCCGTGGCCAGCGCGGAGCCTCCGGCGGAGGAGCTGCGCACGGCGTTCTCGAACAAGGCGGCCCTCATCGCCGACCTCGTGAAGGCGACCTTCGCGCGCCGAAGCTACGGGATTGCTCCCTACCGGCTGCGCATCGATGAGCCGGATGGCCCCAGCACCGCCGGCGGGCTCCACGCCCGACAGCCCATCTCGCTCGTGGCCAACCTGGAGTCGACCCCCACCATCGTCTGTGGCTGGGTGGACGTCGCGAAGAAGGAAGCCCAGCTGCGCAGCTACGGCGTGGTGGTGAAGCGCCACCAGAACCGCTACCGCGAGGGCTTCGACATCACCGAGGAGGAGTACGAGCGGTTCCTCAACGAGCTGGTCGACACCCTCTTCTACGGCGGCATCAAGATCCTGGTGATGGTTCCGGACGACCAGGAGGCCCAGCAGGCCCAATCCCCCGGACAGGCTCCGGCGCAGCAGCGCGCCCCCCGCTCCTCGTTCCTTGGGAAGCTGCTGCTCGCGGCGCTCGCCTTCGCGCTGGGGCTGGGCGTGGGGATGAACAAGGAACAACTGACACCTGTGTTCGAAGCCGTCTTCGGCCAGCGCTGAGCATGTCTATGCGGTCCACTCGAGTCCTCCTGGTGGCGGCCTGGGTCCTCCTGGTCGCCGGTTGTCCCCGTCCCACCCGCGCTCCCGTCACCCGAGCAGAGGATGCGCTGGTCGAAGTCTCCCAGCCGCTCGAACTTCGGGACGATGGAACCCCCGCGGCGCTCCGGATCGCCATCGCCGAGAGTCTCGTCTGGCTGAAAACCCGGCCCGTGGAGGAGCGCCTCGTCTTCGGCAAGCGCGAGGTGCCGGCCACGGAGCTGCGCGCCGCGCTCGAGCGCCTGCACGCGCGCATCACCGATGACCTGAGCCCCCAGGCTCTCACGGCGCGAGTCCTCGAGGAGTTCGAGCCCCTGGAGTCCGCGGGCGGCGACGATGGCCAGGTGCTCTTCACCGGCTATTACGAGCCCACCATCGAAGCCAGCCTCACGCGGACCGAGGAGTACGCCGTCCCCATCCTCGGGCCTCCGGGGGACTTGATCGAAGTTCCCCTGGAGCCGTTCGCCGAGCGATTCAAGGCGGAGCGCGTCTTCGGGCGCCTGGAGGGGCGGCGGGTGGTGCCCTACTGGAACCGGGCGGAGATTCGCGGCGGGAAGCTGGACAGCCGCAAGCTGGAGCTGGCCTGGGCGAAGGACCCCGTGGCGCTCTTCTTCGTGGAGGTGCAGGGCAGCGGCACGCTGCGGCTGCCCGACGGGAGCGAGCGACGCATCGGCTACGCGGCCTCGAACGGGCGCCCCTACCGCAGCATCGGCTCGCTCCTCATCCAGGAGGGCGTCATCCCCCGCGAAGCGATGTCGATGCAGGCGCTGCGGGCCTGGCTGGCGGAGAACCCCTCCCAGTGCCACCGCGTGCTCGACTTCAACGAGTCCTATGTCTTCTTCCGCTTCCTGGAGAGCGCCTCGGTAGGCTCGCTCGGGCGGCCGGTGACGCCGGGCCGCTCCATCGCCACGGACGCGCGCATGTTCCCCAAAGGCGCGCTCGCCTTCATCCACACCGAGCGGCCCGTGGTCCGCGCCGACGGGGTGGTCGAGTGGAAGCCCTTGTCGCGCTTTGTGCTGAACCAGGACACGGGCGGTGCCATCCGTGGCGCGGGCCGCGTGGATGTCTTCTGGGGCCGAGGGCCCGAGGCGGAGCTGTCCGCGGGGATGATGAAGCAGAAAGGCCGGCTGCTCTTCCTCGTCCCGCGCCTCGGTAGGTCGGCCCCGTAGAACCCGGTATCGTTCCGGTCATGTCCAAGACCGAGTCCGCTCCGGCCGGGGCCGCTGTCGCCAAGGCGCCAATTCCCGCCTCGCAGTGCCCGCACCTGGGCGCGGAGTACAACCCCTTCACGGGCGAGCACCTGCAGAACCCCTTCCCCTTCTTCGCGCGGCTGCGCAAGGAGGCACCGGTCACCTTCAGCCCCATGTTCGGCGCGTGGCTCATCAGCCGCTACGACGACATCTGCGAGGTGCTGAAGAACCCGAACAGCTACTCCTCGGCCAACATCGTCGCCACCACGGGGGACCTGTCGCCCGAGGCCCAGGCCATCCTCGGACATGGAGAGCTCGTCAGCCCCAGCCCGCTCAGCACCGATCCGCCCGAGCACACGCGCCTGCGCCGACTGCTGCAGCCGGCGTTCATGCCCGCCCGCATCGTGCGCCAGGAGCTCCTCATCCGGCGCATCGCCAACGATCTGATCGGCGGGTGAAGACCTGGGGCTCCCACTTCTTCGGGCTGCTGTTCGGCAAGGTGCCGCCCGAGGTGCAGCCCGTGCTGGCCCGCAGCGTCGTCGAGTACAAGCGCTACTGCCAGGACCTCATCGAGGACCGCAAGCGCAACCCCCGCGAGGACCTGACCAGCTACCTGGTACACGCCGAGGCCACGGGAGATGCCCTGACGATGCACGAGCTCGTCTCGCTGCTGAGCGCCTCGCTCCTGGCCGCGGCGCAGGAGACGACGACGGCCCAGCTCGGCATCAGCCTCAAGCTGCTGCTGGAGCAGCCGGAGCGCTGGCAGCAGCTCCTGAAGGACCGCTCCCTCGTGCCCAAGGCCGTGGAGGAGTGCTCGCGCCTGGAGTCAGTGTCCCACTACATGATCCGCACGGCGGTCGAGGATGTGCAGGTGGGCGGAGTGCTGCTGCCGAAGGGCTCGCGCCTCATCCTGCTCTACACCTCCGCCAACCACGATGAGACGCAGGTGGAGCACCCGGAGCGCTTCGACCTGCACCGGGACAACCCGCCCAACCTCACGTGGGGCCGTGGCCTTCACTTCTGCATCGGAGCCCAGCTGGCCCGGCTGGAGCTGCGCGTCGGAATCGAACAGCTCCTCGAGCGCATCCCGGACATGCGCCTCGTGCCGGGCCAGGATGTCGGCTACCAGTACGATCTGCCGCTGCTGCGCAACATCCGGCGCCTGCACGTCGAGTGGCCGGTGCGCTGACTCAGCGGGAGAACCCGGTGAGGCGCACCGTGAGCTGGTACAGCTCCTGGTGGTGGAAGGGCTTGCGCAGCTCGGTCAGGTTCGGGCCATCTCCGAACTCCCGGATGAGGTCCTCCCACGAGTATTCGGAGTAGGCCGAGCAGATCACCACCGCCTGCTCGGGAAGCACCTTGCGCAGCTCGCGCAGCGTCTCCACGCCGCTCCAGCCCGGGGGCATGAGGTAGTCCAGGAAGACCAGCGCGTAGGGGCGGCCCTCCGCCATCGCCGCGCGCGCCATGGCGAGCCCCTCCTGCCCCTGGAAGGCCGAGTCCACCTCGAACACGGGCTCGGAGGCTTCCGCCGCGGAGACCGTCAAGCCGAACAGCGCCTCCTCCAGCTCCGACAACTCCTCCTGGCTGCCCATGTGCTCGGGGCTCAGCACCCGGCGAAAGTCCCGGTGGATGGACTCCGAGTCATCGATGACCAGGATCCGCTTCTTGCGCGTGCGCTCGCTCACGGTATTGCCTCGGAGACCTCGGGCCGCACCAGGGGAGTCAGGATCTCCTTCCAGTGGGTGAAGAGGGAGAAGTGTCCGCCGCCGGGGAGGAAGTGCGGCACGGTCCGCGGGATGCGCGAGGCGAGGTAGCGCCCCATCTGCGGCGGGACGATGCTGTCCCCCTCCCAGTACCAGAGGTGTACGCGTGAGCGGATCTCCTCCAGCGGGAAGCCCCAGCCTCCCACGAGGATGGCGGCCTCGCGGCGCATGCCTCGGATGCCCTGGCGTGAGGCCTCGGAGCGCCAGCCCTGGACCTGGGCGGCGATGGCCGGGTCCGACAAGGTGGTGCGGTCCGCGGGCGAGCAGTGCGCCATGAGCGCCGACAGCGCGCGCGAGGGGTTGCGGCGCACCGACCGGTCATGCATGGCCATGAGCGGGTGCAGCACCCACTCGGGCCAGCCGGCCATCGTGTAGGCGTTGCGGTAGTCGCGGTTGACGCCCTCCATGGCTCCGGGGCGGTTGAAGGGCGCGGCGCCGGCGACGATGGCCACGTGGGTGAGGCGCTCGCCCAGGCGCCAGGCGCACGCGGCCGCATACGGGCCTCCGGCGGACACCCCGAAGAGGGCGAAGCGGCCCAGCCCCAGCATGTTGGCCAGCTGCTCGATGTCCGAGGGGCAGTCGAGCAGCGTGCGCTCCGGCTGGTAGTCGGACAGGCCGTAGCCCGGCCGGTCGGGGGTGATGAGGCGCACGCCCAGGCTGTAGGTGAGGTTGTCGTCCGGGTGCCGCATGTAGCGCGAGCCCGGGTTGCCATGGAGGAAGACGACCGGCATGCCGGCCGGATCTCCAGACTCGACGAAGGCGAGCCGGCGCCCGTCCCTCAGGCGAATGGTCCCCTCTCGCAGTGGCGTCATCGGCATCTTCATCGCGATCATGACTCCATGTGCCGTGAGCGCGCGGAAATCCACTCGGTGATGGCGGGCCAGACCTTGGTGGGACTCTTGCTCGAGGCCGACAGGCCGATGTGGCCTACCGGGAAGCGCAGCGTCTGGTGGTCCTGGCCGCCCACCAGGCGCGTCAGCGGCTCGCTCATGGGGGGCGGAGCGATGGTGTCCTGCTCGGCGATGATGTTGAGCACGGAGCAGCGGATGCGCCCCAGGTCCACGCGCTCGCCGCCCACCTCCATCTTCCCCTGGCAGAAGAGGTTCTGCTGGTAGCAGTCCTTGATGTACTGGCGATAGACCTCGCCGGGGAAGGGCACGGCGTCGGCGCCCCAGCGCTCCATGGCGAGGAAGGTGGTGACGTACTCCGGATCGTCGATCTGCCGACACACGTCCAGCCAGCGCGTGAGGCGCTGCACGGGGGCAGCGGCGAAGAAGCCGCTCTCCAGCACGCGCGAGGGGATGTTGCCGTAGGCATCCACCAGCGAGTCCACATCGAAGTGCCGGGGCTGGGTCCACAGCGAGTAGATGCCGCCGTGGCTGAAGTCCACGGGGGTGGCCTGCGCCACGAAGTTGCGCACGCCCTCGGGGTACAGGCTCGTGTAGGCCAGGGCCAGGGTGCCGCCCATGCAGTAGCCGTAGAGGGTGAGCTCGTCACTCTGGCTGGCGCGCAGCGTCCAGCGCACCGCCTGGCGCACCAGGCCTCCCAGCAGCTCGGGCCAGTCGAGGTGCTGCTCCTCCGGTCCGGCGATGCCCCAGTCGATGGCGTAGACGTCGAAGCCGGCGCGGGTGAGGTGCTCGATCAGGCTGCGCCCGGGCAGGAAGTCGAGGATGTACCACCGGTTGATCATCGAGTAGGCGAAGAGGATGGGCGTGCGGTAGCGGCGCTGGGGCGCGGCATAGCGCAACAGGCGCAGGGAGCCACGGGTGTACACCACCGTGTGCGGGGTGGGGCTGAGGGGCGGCTCACGTACGCCGGAGGCCTTCTCGATGATGGGCCGCAGGTACGGGTACGGGTTGAGGGGGCGCTGCTCGAAGGCCTGCGAGAGCGCCCGAGAGAGCTCGACCTGACCCGAGACGAAGGAGCGGAAGCGCTGGAAGGTATTGGGCGACATGGAGACTCTCCGGGCGCTCAGGTGCCGCGCTTGCGGCGCGGGACGGGCTCGAGGGGCGGTGCTTCCTCCAGGGACTTGCCGGGCGGCTCGGCGCGCTCCTGGCGCTCGAGCAGATCCACGACCAGCTCGAGCTGCGAGCCCAGCGCCTCGACCTGGTGATTCAGGCGACGGAGCTGCTCGCGCATGGCCTCCACCTCGGAGGACGCGGGCAGCCGCAGCGCCTGAAGCGCTCGCTCCTGCAGGGACTGGCGACGGATGCGCAGGTCGAACCCCCGCCGCATCACCCCACCGCTGAAGCGCAGCCAGGTGGGACTCTCACTCAGCCGCGCGGTGACCTTGGTCAGGCCGCGCTCAGCCTTGTTGAAGACACGGCCCGTTCGGGTCTCGGCACTGGTGAGACGTCCGACCAGCTTGAGGCCGCGGGCCAGCAGCCCCTTGGGAGGGGGGCGAGAGGAGTGATTCATGGGCGCACAATCTAACCAAACGCCGGGCCATGCACGCCTCTCGTCATGATCGACCTACACTGCGGGTCTTAGCGCGGCGGCTTCCCTCTACCATCGGTCACTTACGGCGCTCCCGGACGTCGTGACATGGTCCGCTCTCCCCCACGCGCGGAAGCGCCTGCCACAGACACGCCGTGAATCATCCTCCGCTGAACCGCCTCGTCCTGGTGTCCGTTCTCCTTTCACTCGGGATGGCCTGCCGAGATCCGGCGCCCGCCTCCCTGGCTGCCCACCCGGCGCCGCCCCATGTCTCTCCCGAGGCGCCGGGCACGCCGTTCGACCTGGGCGAGGTGATCCGCCGCGCCCACTTCGCCTACCGGCCCGAGGGGAACGGCTGGACCGCCGGCCATGGCACCTGGTCCGCGCGCGCCACCGCGCAGGGCCTCACCATCACCCCG includes:
- a CDS encoding alpha/beta fold hydrolase, whose translation is MSPNTFQRFRSFVSGQVELSRALSQAFEQRPLNPYPYLRPIIEKASGVREPPLSPTPHTVVYTRGSLRLLRYAAPQRRYRTPILFAYSMINRWYILDFLPGRSLIEHLTRAGFDVYAIDWGIAGPEEQHLDWPELLGGLVRQAVRWTLRASQSDELTLYGYCMGGTLALAYTSLYPEGVRNFVAQATPVDFSHGGIYSLWTQPRHFDVDSLVDAYGNIPSRVLESGFFAAAPVQRLTRWLDVCRQIDDPEYVTTFLAMERWGADAVPFPGEVYRQYIKDCYQQNLFCQGKMEVGGERVDLGRIRCSVLNIIAEQDTIAPPPMSEPLTRLVGGQDHQTLRFPVGHIGLSASSKSPTKVWPAITEWISARSRHMES
- a CDS encoding alpha/beta fold hydrolase, whose protein sequence is MIAMKMPMTPLREGTIRLRDGRRLAFVESGDPAGMPVVFLHGNPGSRYMRHPDDNLTYSLGVRLITPDRPGYGLSDYQPERTLLDCPSDIEQLANMLGLGRFALFGVSAGGPYAAACAWRLGERLTHVAIVAGAAPFNRPGAMEGVNRDYRNAYTMAGWPEWVLHPLMAMHDRSVRRNPSRALSALMAHCSPADRTTLSDPAIAAQVQGWRSEASRQGIRGMRREAAILVGGWGFPLEEIRSRVHLWYWEGDSIVPPQMGRYLASRIPRTVPHFLPGGGHFSLFTHWKEILTPLVRPEVSEAIP